A genome region from Mastacembelus armatus chromosome 8, fMasArm1.2, whole genome shotgun sequence includes the following:
- the LOC113141174 gene encoding uncharacterized protein LOC113141174 produces the protein MAEARTVLQRCDPTLLDPGASEPPDCVEAARMVLYLTDSRRVQKVLWRQLFVLDSMMSLLEGLESVQQLMTQPCPPQPDGGARGRWKALKVECRSRVEDLETLLNSLQDRVQQINNRRHTLTQLVQQLHSKKKESEHLDESLQKAQNALQSCNRQLRQLKAELKPVLFHLISWQRLRDELQVHISALQDVMQINLLSFNQSQLCVELRPHPTSNLSSSELEPLRLSVAWSHDDRFTLQVNEGRDGLVEDSMSASRSELSATLLEVMQCYMGQAELLTEIQALRSSFAIDWRPSQRLLVYLKSALLVCHLEVQEGYPSSGGVRLLSVKRDGQPLDTSALKPQKTDLSLTDWLVFLCSSPLI, from the exons ATGGCCGAAGCTCGAAC tgtgttgcaGCGCTGTGATCCGACCCTGCTGGACCCTGGAGCCTCTGAGCCCCCAGACTGTGTTGAAGCAGCCAGGATGGTCCTCTACCTCACA gacaGTCGTCGTGTCCAGAAGGTTTTATGGCGTCAGCTGTTTGTTCTCGACTCCATGATGTCTCTACTTGAGGGTCTGGAGTCTGTCCAGCAACTAATGACACAGCCTTGTCCCCCACAACCTG ACGGTGGAGCTCGGGGCAGGTGGAAGGCTCTCAAGGTGGAGTGTAGGTCACGGGTGGAAGACCTGGAGACTCTGCTCAACTCTCTGCAGGATAGAGTCCAGCAGATCAACAACAGGCgacatacactcacacagctGGTCCAACAGCTGCATAGTAAG AAGAAGGAGAGTGAACACCTAGATGAGTCTCTGCAGAAGGCCCAGAATGCATTGCAGTCATGTAATCGTCAGCTGAGGCAGCTGAAGGCGGAGTTAAAGCCAGTGCTTTTTCATCTGATCAGCTGGCAGCGTCTCAGAGATGA ACTGCAGGTGCACATCTCTGCCCTACAGGACGTCATGCAGATTAACCTGCTCTCCTTCAACCaatcacagctgtgtgtggAGCTGAGGCCACACCCCACCTCTAACCTGTCGTCCAGTGAGCTGGAGCCTTTGAGGCTGTCAGTCGCCTGGAGCCATGATGACCGCTTCACACTGCAG GTGAACGAGGGGAGAGATGGTCTGGTGGAGGACTCTATGTCGGCCAGCCGGTCAGAGCTGAGTGCCACCCTGCTGGAGGTGATGCAGTGTTACATGGGTCAGGCGGAATTGCTGACTGAGATCCAGGCCCTGAGGTCCAG CTTTGCCATCGACTGGCGTCCTTCTCAGCGTCTGCTGGTCTACCTGAAGTCTGCCCTGCTGGTGTGTCACCTGGAGGTGCAGGAGGGATACCCGAGCAGCGGAGGAGTGCGACTGCTGTCTGTGAAAAGAGACGGGCAACCTCTGGACACATCTGCACTGAAG cctCAGAAAACTGACCTGAGTCTGACTGACTGGTTggtttttctctgcagcagtCCACTCATCTGA
- the utp18 gene encoding U3 small nucleolar RNA-associated protein 18 homolog, with product MDVIKLPETGGRTRTQKRVRPPKPGNQEQKRRRNAESLAVLGEKDSSVKLLEELVFGAEDELVEKLVEEDEDQAGVLSLEDQDQEPVDSDGEGEAPLQLRPSRTAAWVDEDDELEEEVDMKHRYRRDLVRGEAESTMSKQKLQQRMRDQFQRSMGGTPSWAENKKTKDKDDDDDDEEEEDDLLRRTGNFVASSDCLPSGVLRMKKCLHANSARPSEDRLTTVQFHPSAQVVMTAGLDQSVSLFQVDGKTNPKIQSIHLERFPVHKAQFSLDGEMVIATSLKNKMFYLYDMMEGRITPVHTVRGLNEARVKDFSVCPEGGALLLNGTNGYLHLLTLKTQEVVRSMKINGNVTGVAFSNDGSKVFTNSEEGEVYVWDMRSSRCVNRFTDDGCVKGTSIAASRNGQYLACGSQSGVVNVYSQEACLNSANPKPLKAVMNLLTSATSLTFNPSSEILAIASRAEDEAVRLVHLPSLTVFSNFPIAKRKVVYRASCLDFSPHSGFFSLANNKGHAPLFRLLHYRDF from the exons ATGGACGTTATCAAACTTCCGGAGACCGGAGGGAGAACCCGGACCCAGAAGAGAGTCCGACCACCGAAGCCCGGCAACCAGGAGCAGAAACGCAGAAGAAACGCGGAGAGTTTGGCGGTGCTGGGAGAGAAGGACAGTTCGGTgaagctgctggaggagctggtGTTCGGAGCCGAGGACGAGCTGGTGGAGAAACTCGTGGAG GAGGATGAGGACCAGGCGGGAGTCCTGTCGCTGGAGGACCAGGACCAAGAGCCGGTTGACTCCGACGGTGAGGGGGAGGCTCCCCTGCAGCTCAGGCCGAGCAGAACAGCCGCCTGGgttgatgaagatgatgagctggaggaaga GGTGGACATGAAGCATCGTTACCGCAGAGACCTGGTCCGGGGAGAGGCCGAGTCCACGATGTCCAagcagaagctgcagcagagaatGAGGGACCA GTTTCAGAGGTCGATGGGAGGAACTCCGTCGTGGGCGGAGAACAAGAAGACGAAGGACAAAG atgacgacgacgatgatgaagaggaggaagatgaccTGCTGAGGAGGACAGGaaattttgtggcatcttcagACTGTCTGCCCAGCGGCGTCCTGAGG atgaAAAAGTGCCTTCATGCCAACAGCGCTCGTCCATCAGAAGACAGACTGACCACCGTCCAGTTCCACCCGTCCGCTCAGGTCGTCATGACAGCTGGACTCGACCAGTCGGTGTCCCTCTTCCAG gtggATGGAAAGACGAACCCGAAGATCCAGAGCATCCACCTGGAGCGGTTCCCTGTCCACAAAGCTCAGTTCAGCCTGGATGGAGAGATGGTGATTGCCACCAGCCTGAAAAACAAGATGTTCTACCTGTACGACATGATGGAGGGTCGAATCACACCTGTTCACACTGTCAGAG GTCTGAATGAAGCCCGAGTGAAGGATTTCTCAGTGTGTCCTGAAGGAGGCGCTCTGCTGCTCAATGGAACCAACGGATACCTGCACCTGCTCACACTCAAG ACTCAGGAAGTGGTTCGCAGCATGAAGATTAACGGTAACGTCACCGGAGTCGCTTTCTCTAACGACGGCAGCAAAGTCTTCACCAACTCAG aggagggCGAGGTCTATGTGTGGGACATGCGCAGCAGTCGGTGCGTTAACAGGTTTACAGACGACGGCTGCGTGAAGGGAACGTCCATCGCCGCGTCACGGAACGGACAGTATCTCGCTTGCGG CTCCCAGTCAGGCGTGGTCAACGTCTACTCTCAGGAGGCGTGTCTAAATTCAGCCAATCCGAAGCCTCTGAAAGCAGTGATGAACCTGCTGACCTCAGCCACCTCACTCACCTTTAACCCTTCCTCTGAGATCCTGGCCATCGCATCCCGAGCGGAGGACGAGGCCGTACGACTG GTCCACCTGCCCAGTCTCACTGTCTTCTCCAACTTTCCCATCGCGAAGAGGAAGGTGGTTTATCGTGCCAGCTGCCTTGACTTCTCCCCACACAGCGGCTTCTTCTCATTGGCTAACAATAAAGGCCACGCCCCCCTGTTCAG GCTGCTGCATTACAGAGACTTCTGA